A window of the Mesorhizobium opportunistum WSM2075 genome harbors these coding sequences:
- a CDS encoding methyltransferase domain-containing protein, giving the protein MSGRNQTSTGHEASEAGWLDLHFESSRPEYEAALLDAGIRPGWRVLDAGCGSGGFLPLIARAVGPSGFIAALDLAPENIARVEALAGTLSGPPEIATHVGSILSLPFSDASFDCVWSGNVMQYLTPAEFELAVGEARRVLKPGGIFAVKDFDSTILQILPLDRALLARFMAARLKGFRDRGVLGTDCGSTLPARLRQAGLEVVSRKGWLVERWAPAPRFTRDYVRDLLAYFASVAPGYALPDADQAYWRELRERPDRLLDDPDFCYREFFVMAVCRI; this is encoded by the coding sequence TTGTCTGGCAGGAACCAAACGTCCACCGGCCACGAAGCGAGCGAGGCGGGCTGGCTCGACCTTCATTTCGAATCGTCGCGTCCCGAATATGAGGCGGCCTTGCTCGATGCCGGTATCCGCCCGGGCTGGCGTGTGCTCGACGCCGGTTGCGGCAGCGGCGGCTTCCTGCCGCTGATCGCCAGGGCCGTCGGCCCATCCGGCTTCATCGCGGCACTCGACCTTGCGCCCGAAAACATCGCCCGGGTCGAGGCGCTCGCGGGCACGCTGTCCGGGCCGCCGGAAATTGCCACGCATGTCGGCAGCATCCTGTCGCTGCCCTTCTCGGACGCCTCGTTCGATTGCGTCTGGTCCGGCAATGTCATGCAGTATCTGACGCCGGCCGAGTTCGAGCTTGCCGTCGGCGAGGCCAGGCGCGTCCTGAAGCCGGGCGGTATCTTCGCCGTCAAGGATTTCGATTCGACCATCCTGCAGATCCTGCCCTTGGATCGCGCCCTGCTGGCGCGCTTCATGGCGGCCAGGCTCAAGGGATTTCGCGACCGGGGCGTGCTCGGCACCGATTGCGGTTCGACGCTTCCGGCGCGCCTGCGGCAGGCGGGCCTGGAGGTCGTCAGCCGCAAGGGCTGGCTGGTCGAGCGCTGGGCGCCCGCGCCGCGTTTCACGCGCGACTATGTTCGCGACCTGCTGGCCTATTTTGCCAGCGTCGCGCCGGGCTACGCCCTGCCTGACGCCGACCAGGCCTATTGGCGGGAGCTGAGAGAGCGGCCGGATCGCCTGCTCGACGATCCGGACTTCTGCTACCGCGAGTTCTTCGTCATGGCGGTCTGCCGGATCTAG
- a CDS encoding helix-turn-helix domain-containing protein, with amino-acid sequence MHAHHVSVADGEAFLSTSRLLFGPITQRFPRGTVPSIPQLVSVNLGACRLSEIKANSHLVVNDRLFWRSFDPDAIKILVQLRGRSRFEQQQVAVDLGPQSAVIYDPVRSYSLQNLSDVDQLILQVPRSTFGDDTLARLSAPLPLPGNGDSLTHIVSGLMQMAIGEAHKLDEAGSRRVGDSLVQLVNGLIQAKPMAPEFRRPPLEALRERIVAYIDANLARSSLSAEDIARHMGCSRRYLHRAFEGEGATLERFVWDRRLERSKEELLSPARASASISEIAFACGFNSSAHFSRAFKGRYDVAPRELRERLRAVVH; translated from the coding sequence ATGCACGCCCACCATGTGAGCGTCGCCGACGGCGAGGCTTTCCTGTCGACATCGCGCCTTTTGTTCGGCCCGATCACCCAGCGTTTCCCGCGCGGCACGGTGCCGTCGATCCCGCAGCTCGTCTCGGTCAACCTCGGCGCCTGCCGGCTGTCCGAGATCAAGGCCAATTCGCATCTTGTGGTCAACGACCGGCTGTTCTGGCGCAGCTTCGATCCCGACGCGATCAAGATCCTGGTGCAGCTGCGCGGCCGCAGCCGCTTCGAGCAGCAGCAGGTCGCGGTCGACCTCGGCCCGCAATCGGCTGTTATCTACGATCCGGTGCGCAGCTATTCCCTGCAGAACCTCTCGGATGTCGACCAGCTCATCCTGCAGGTGCCGCGCTCGACCTTCGGCGACGACACGCTCGCCCGCCTCTCAGCCCCGCTGCCGCTGCCAGGCAATGGCGACAGCCTGACCCACATCGTCTCCGGCCTGATGCAGATGGCGATCGGCGAGGCGCACAAGCTCGACGAGGCCGGCAGCCGGCGCGTCGGCGACAGCCTGGTCCAGCTCGTCAACGGCCTGATCCAGGCCAAGCCGATGGCGCCCGAATTCCGCCGCCCGCCGCTCGAAGCGCTGCGCGAGCGCATCGTCGCCTATATCGACGCCAACCTGGCGCGCAGCAGCCTGTCGGCCGAGGATATAGCCCGCCATATGGGCTGCTCCCGGCGCTATCTGCACCGCGCCTTCGAAGGCGAAGGCGCCACGCTGGAACGCTTCGTCTGGGACCGCCGGCTCGAACGCAGCAAGGAAGAATTGTTGTCGCCCGCCCGCGCCTCGGCCTCGATCTCGGAGATCGCCTTCGCCTGCGGCTTCAATTCGAGCGCGCATTTTTCACGCGCCTTCAAAGGCCGGTATGACGTGGCGCCGAGGGAGCTGCGCGAGCGGCTGCGGGCGGTGGTGCATTGA
- a CDS encoding cation:proton antiporter: protein MTRHCPQARFLPAILIPFTVLAFAGTAWAAQPAGHASGMGGSAEGLFVAEIVLLLLVGRGLGEIFQRYGQPAIMGQLIGGILLGPSLFGLIWPGAQHLIFSTDPAQKSMIDAVSQLGILLLLLLTGMETDLRLVRRVGAACFSISMSGVVVPFACGFALAQVLPGSLLPDPTQRIVAGLFLGTALSISSVKIVAMVVREMNFMRRNLGQVIISSAIIEDTIGWLIIAVTFGIATNGSLQVLPLITTVAEVALFMVFSFTIGRRLVFTLIRWSNDSFRSEYAVITVILIIMGVMALITNLIGVHTVLGAFVAGILVGESPILSDHIESQLRGVITALFMPIFFGMAGLSADLTVLADPTLALLTLALVVIASVGKFGGAFIGGRFAGMSLKEATAVGSAMNARGSTEVIVASIGLSMNILSHNLFTMIVTMAVITTLAMPPMLRWALGRLPLGNAEKQRVDRELLDERGFVSRLERLLLLVDDSPAGKFTAYLAGLIGGGSGMPTTLLHLEGGQLPGAVRDKGPERASREVKKGAARSARAVRKAEDTPVDKVHLTARTELEATAETIATEARKGYGLLLVGLENALTDKATFSGALNDITSGFDGPLCLVLNGARSTGKMPMLRAGTTILVPVNGTEVARRAADFALALARPHRARVKVLYVSQVRKGSRPGSVSHRREEAVLKDVVDLADRYGVAVDTAIRTRATPDKAIAREVTKGAAMVVMGVTQRPGEELFFGDTATAVLAAVACPVVLLASERVRRAEAEEAATETGA, encoded by the coding sequence ATCGTGCTTCTGCTTCTGGTCGGGCGTGGGCTGGGTGAAATCTTCCAGCGTTATGGCCAGCCGGCGATCATGGGCCAGTTGATCGGCGGCATCCTGCTTGGCCCTTCGCTGTTCGGCTTGATATGGCCAGGCGCGCAGCATCTGATCTTCTCCACCGACCCGGCGCAGAAGAGCATGATCGACGCCGTCTCGCAGCTCGGCATCCTGCTCCTCCTGCTGCTGACCGGCATGGAGACGGATCTGCGCCTCGTGCGCCGCGTCGGTGCCGCCTGCTTCTCCATCTCGATGTCAGGCGTCGTCGTGCCCTTCGCCTGCGGCTTCGCGCTGGCGCAGGTGCTGCCGGGCTCGCTGCTGCCCGATCCGACGCAGCGCATCGTCGCCGGCCTGTTCCTCGGCACCGCGCTGTCGATCTCATCGGTCAAGATCGTCGCCATGGTCGTGCGCGAGATGAACTTCATGCGCCGCAATCTTGGCCAGGTCATCATCTCCTCGGCCATCATCGAGGACACGATCGGCTGGCTGATCATCGCCGTCACCTTCGGCATCGCCACCAATGGCAGCCTGCAGGTGCTGCCGCTCATCACCACCGTGGCCGAAGTGGCGCTGTTCATGGTGTTCTCCTTCACCATCGGCCGCCGCCTGGTGTTCACCCTGATCCGCTGGAGCAATGACAGTTTCCGCAGCGAATACGCCGTCATCACCGTCATCCTCATCATCATGGGCGTGATGGCGCTGATCACCAACCTGATCGGCGTGCATACCGTGCTCGGCGCCTTCGTCGCCGGCATCCTGGTCGGGGAATCGCCGATCCTGTCGGACCACATCGAGAGCCAATTGCGCGGCGTCATCACGGCGCTGTTCATGCCGATCTTCTTCGGCATGGCCGGCCTGTCCGCCGACCTCACCGTGCTTGCCGATCCGACGCTGGCGCTGCTGACGCTGGCGCTGGTGGTGATCGCCAGCGTCGGCAAGTTCGGCGGCGCCTTCATCGGCGGCCGCTTCGCCGGCATGTCATTGAAGGAGGCAACAGCCGTCGGCAGCGCCATGAATGCGCGCGGCTCGACCGAGGTCATCGTCGCCAGCATCGGCCTGTCGATGAACATCCTGTCCCACAATTTGTTCACGATGATCGTCACCATGGCCGTCATCACCACGCTTGCCATGCCGCCGATGCTGCGCTGGGCGCTCGGCCGGCTGCCCCTCGGCAATGCCGAAAAGCAGCGCGTCGACCGCGAGCTGCTCGACGAGCGCGGCTTCGTCTCCAGGCTGGAACGGTTGCTGCTTTTGGTCGATGACAGCCCGGCCGGCAAGTTCACCGCCTATCTCGCCGGCCTTATCGGCGGCGGCAGCGGCATGCCGACCACGCTTCTCCACCTCGAGGGCGGGCAACTGCCCGGCGCTGTCCGCGACAAGGGTCCGGAACGGGCCTCCAGGGAGGTCAAGAAGGGTGCGGCCAGAAGCGCCAGGGCCGTCAGAAAGGCCGAGGACACGCCCGTCGACAAGGTCCACCTCACGGCCCGCACCGAACTCGAAGCCACCGCTGAGACGATCGCGACGGAAGCCCGCAAGGGCTACGGCCTCCTGCTGGTCGGGCTGGAGAACGCACTGACCGACAAAGCCACCTTCAGCGGCGCTCTGAATGACATCACCAGCGGCTTCGACGGCCCGCTCTGTCTGGTGCTGAATGGCGCCAGATCCACCGGCAAGATGCCGATGTTGCGCGCCGGCACCACGATACTGGTCCCCGTCAACGGCACCGAGGTCGCTCGGCGCGCCGCCGATTTCGCCCTGGCGCTGGCGCGGCCGCATCGGGCCCGCGTGAAGGTCCTTTATGTCTCGCAGGTCCGCAAGGGCAGTCGGCCGGGCTCGGTCTCGCATCGCCGCGAAGAAGCCGTGCTGAAGGACGTCGTCGATCTCGCCGACCGCTATGGCGTCGCCGTCGACACCGCGATCCGCACCCGCGCCACGCCCGACAAGGCGATCGCCAGGGAGGTGACCAAGGGCGCGGCGATGGTGGTGATGGGCGTCACCCAGCGGCCCGGCGAAGAGCTGTTCTTCGGCGACACCGCCACGGCGGTGCTGGCCGCGGTCGCCTGCCCGGTCGTGCTCCTGGCCAGCGAGCGCGTCAGGCGAGCGGAAGCCGAGGAGGCGGCAACCGAGACCGGCGCCTGA